One Ricinus communis isolate WT05 ecotype wild-type chromosome 2, ASM1957865v1, whole genome shotgun sequence DNA segment encodes these proteins:
- the LOC8289789 gene encoding exocyst complex component EXO70B1, with product MEENGEEKLIAVARHIAKTLGHNESMADDILQIFSNFDGRFSREKLSDKMTGDHDLRACASLDHTLESLERQISQYVAADHPIWSDSADSSAFLDSVDELIATIRYWAPMATSDKTVSACLARAEDFMQQAMFRLGEEFRLLIERGCETFDLMPSYVNNGESTMFDSDEEEEMIDGGEDHNEIPVAQPLTDYDVVIDALPSGTINDLHEIAKRMVAGGFGKECSHVYSSCRREFLEESMSRLGVQKLSIEEVQKMVWQDLEDEINKWIKASNVALRILFPSERRLCDRVFFGFSSAADLSFMEVCRVSTVQILNFADAVAIGSRSPERLFKILDLFETLRDLMPEFESNFSDQYSLVLRNDGVLVWKRLGETIRGIFMELENLIRRDPAKAPVPRGGLHPITRYVMNYVRAACRSRETLEQVFEENVNVVVPSKDSSTSLSVQISWIMELLESNLEMKSKIYGDAALCSVFMMNNERYILQKVKDSDELGSLLGDDWIRKHTAKIKQFQMSYQRSSWNKILGLLKVDVGNAAGRPLSMKDKIKLFKSQFEDTCKIQSQWIIFDDQLRKELKISLANLLLPAYQNFIKRFQNSPEVGKHADKYINYGVEDIEMHINELFQGVGGSAVSRK from the coding sequence ATGGAGGAAAACGGAGAAGAGAAGTTGATAGCAGTGGCCAGACACATAGCCAAAACACTAGGCCACAACGAGTCAATGGCCGACGATATTTTGCAGATATTTTCCAACTTCGACGGCAGGTTCTCTCGTGAGAAATTATCCGATAAAATGACCGGCGATCACGATTTGAGAGCCTGTGCTTCACTTGACCACACACTCGAGTCCTTAGAACGTCAGATCTCTCAATACGTCGCTGCCGATCACCCGATCTGGTCTGACTCGGCTGATTCCTCTGCCTTTCTCGACTCCGTCGACGAATTAATCGCCACCATTCGGTACTGGGCTCCAATGGCAACGTCGGATAAAACCGTCAGCGCGTGTCTGGCACGCGCCGAGGATTTCATGCAGCAAGCCATGTTCCGTTTGGGGGAGGAGTTTAGGCTTTTAATAGAACGTGGCTGCGAGACTTTTGATCTAATGCCATCGTATGTTAACAACGGGGAGTCAACGATGTTTGACTCCGACGAAGAGGAAGAAATGATCGACGGCGGCGAGGACCACAACGAGATCCCTGTAGCTCAACCGCTTACTGATTACGATGTTGTGATCGACGCTCTTCCTTCGGGGACGATCAATGATCTTCATGAAATAGCGAAACGAATGGTGGCAGGTGGTTTTGGTAAAGAGTGCTCGCATGTATATAGCAGCTGTAGGAGAGAGTTTCTAGAAGAAAGCATGTCAAGACTGGGAGTACAAAAGCTAAGCATCGAAGAAGTTCAAAAGATGGTTTGGCAAGATCTTGAAGATGAAATTAATAAGTGGATTAAAGCATCAAATGTGGCTCTCCGAATCCTATTCCCAAGCGAGCGTAGACTCTGTGATCGCGTGTTTTTCGGGTTCTCATCAGCTGCTGATCTGTCATTTATGGAGGTTTGTCGAGTATCCACTGTTCAGATCCTCAACTTTGCTGATGCGGTGGCGATTGGAAGCCGGTCGCCGGAGCGATTGTTTAAGATTCTTGATTTGTTTGAGACGTTGAGAGACTTGATGCCTGAGTTTGAGTCTAATTTCTCTGATCAATACTCTTTGGTTCTTAGAAACGATGGAGTTTTGGTATGGAAGAGGTTAGGGGAAACAATAAGGGGGATATTTATGGAACTGGAGAATTTGATCAGGCGTGACCCAGCTAAGGCTCCAGTGCCACGCGGTGGTCTCCATCCAATCACAAGGTACGTAATGAATTATGTTCGTGCTGCTTGTCGGTCAAGAGAGACGCTGGAGCAGGTTTTTGAGGAGAATGTTAATGTTGTTGTTCCATCCAAGGATTCGTCTACTTCGTTGTCTGTTCAAATATCATGGATTATGGAGCTGTTGGAGAGTAATTTAGAGATGAAGTCCAAGATTTATGGGGACGCTGCTTTGTGCTCTGTTTTTATGATGAATAATGAAAGGTATATTCTGCAAAAAGTCAAGGACAGTGATGAATTGGGTtctcttcttggagatgattGGATTAGGAAACATACTGCAAAAATCAAGCAATTTCAAATGAGTTACCAGAGGAGTTCATGGAATAAGATTTTGGGACTGTTGAAAGTAGATGTTGGTAATGCTGCTGGGAGGCCCTTGTCTATGAAAGATAAGATTAAGTTATTTAAGTCCCAATTTGAGGATACTTGTAAAATCCAATCACAATGGATCATATTTGATGATCAGCTAAGAAAGGAGTTGAAAATCTCTTTGGCCAACCTTTTGCTGCCAGCATACCAAAACTTCATTAAGAGGTTTCAGAATTCTCCTGAGGTTGGGAAGCATGCAGataagtatattaattatggtGTGGAGGACATTGAAATGCATATTAATGAGCTGTTCCAGGGAGTTGGTGGATCAGCTGTGAGTAGAAAGTAA